One region of Oryza sativa Japonica Group chromosome 10, ASM3414082v1 genomic DNA includes:
- the LOC107275873 gene encoding cortical cell-delineating protein: MASTVVAPILALSLLLFAVIVRGCTPNCSGEQVVPTPPIAVPTPLHHGGHGEHGRCPINALKLRVCANVLNRLVDVKIGHGPDDCCSLLSGIADLDAAVCLCTAVKANVLGIRINLPVDLSLILNKCGKSCPSDFTC; the protein is encoded by the coding sequence ATGGCTTCCACGGTTGTCGCTCCCATCCTTGCCCttagcctcctcctcttcgccgtCATTGTGCGCGGCTGCACACCAAACTGCTCCGGCGAGCAGGTCGTCCCGACGCCACCCATTGCAGTGCCGACGCCATTGCACCACGGCGGGCATGGTGAGCACGGGCGTTGCCCGATCAACGCCCTGAAGCTGAGAGTGTGCGCTAATGTGCTCAACAGGCTGGTCGATGTGAAGATCGGGCATGGCCCCGATGATTGCTGCTCGCTGCTGTCTGGAATCGCCGATCTCGATGCCGCCGTCTGCCTCTGCACTGCCGTGAAGGCCAACGTCCTTGGCATTAGGATCAACCTTCCCGTCGATCTCAGCCTAATCCTCAACAAGTGTGGCAAGTCCTGCCCGTCTGACTTCACCTGCTGA
- the LOC107277678 gene encoding LOW QUALITY PROTEIN: cortical cell-delineating protein (The sequence of the model RefSeq protein was modified relative to this genomic sequence to represent the inferred CDS: inserted 1 base in 1 codon): MASTVVAPFLALSLLLFAVVAHGCTPNCPGEQAVPATPVAVPVQSHHGQHDEHGRCPINALKLRVCINVLNGLVDMKIKINRITTGSFDFRQNYGFQGRCFFPCPFLFAVTAHGCTPNCSSEKVIPTPPEAVPAPLHPGGHSDHGRCPINALKLRVCANVLXGLVDVKIGYGPDDCCSLLSGIADLDAAICLCTAVKANVLGIRVNLPVDLGLILNKCGKTYPTDFTC, translated from the exons ATGGCTTCCACGGTCGTCGCTCCCTTTCTGGCCCTTAGCCTCCTCCTCTTTGCTGTGGTAGCACACGGTTGCACACCCAACTGCCCCGGCGAGCAGGCTGTCCCGGCAACACCCGTTGCAGTGCCAGTGCAGTCGCACCATGGCCAGCACGATGAGCATGGCCGTTGCCCGATCAACGCCCTGAAGCTGAGAGTGTGCATCAACGTGCTAAACGGGCTGGTCGATATGAAGATAAAGATCAACAGA ATTACCACCGGCTCATTCGATTTCAGACAAAATTATGGCTTCCAAGGTCGTTGCTTCTTTCCTTGCCCTTTCCTCTTTGCTGTCACCGCACACGGCTGCACACCCAACTGCTCTAGTGAGAAGGTCATCCCTACGCCACCCGAAGCAGTGCCGGCGCCATTGCACCCTGGTGGGCACAGTGATCACGGGCGTTGCCCGATCAACGCCCTGAAGCTGAGAGTGTGCGCCAACGTGC AAGGGCTGGTCGATGTGAAGATTGGGTACGGCCCCGATGACTGCTGCTCGTTGCTGTCAGGGATCGCCGATCTCGATGCTGCCATCTGCCTTTGCACCGCCGTGAAGGCCAATGTGCTTGGCATTAGGGTCAACCTCCCAGTTGATCTCGGACTCATCCTCAACAAGTGTGGCAAGACCTATCCGACCGATTTCACCTGCTAA
- the LOC4348381 gene encoding cortical cell-delineating protein — protein MASKVIAPFLALSLLLFAVIVQGCTPNCSGEQVVPTPPIAVPTPSHHGGHGEHGRCPINTLKLRVCANVLNGLVDAKIGHGTNDCCSLLSGIADLDAAVCLCTAVKANVLGIRVNLPVDLSIMLNKCGKTCPSDFTC, from the coding sequence ATGGCTTCCAAGGTCATCGCTCCCTTCCTTGCCCttagcctcctcctcttcgccgtCATTGTGCAGGGTTGCACACCCAACTGCTCCGGCGAGCAGGTCGTCCCGACTCCACCCATTGCAGTCCCGACGCCATCACACCATGGTGGGCACGGTGAGCACGGCCGTTGCCCGATCAACACCTTGAAGCTTAGAGTGTGCGCCAACGTGCTAAACGGGCTGGTCGATGCGAAGATCGGACATGGCACCAACGATTGCTGCTCGCTGCTATCTGGGATCGCCGATCTCGACGCTGCCGTCTGCCTCTGCACGGCCGTTAAAGCGAATGTGCTTGGCATTAGGGTGAACCTCCCCGTCGATCTCAGCATCATGCTCAACAAGTGCGGCAAGACCTGCCCGTCCGATTTCACTTGCTGA